Proteins co-encoded in one Bremerella sp. TYQ1 genomic window:
- the sucC gene encoding ADP-forming succinate--CoA ligase subunit beta has protein sequence MKIHEFQAKEILRQAGVAVPRSIVAKTPEEASAAYTELGGKIAVVKAQIHAGGRGKGTVKDNADQRGVQLVKSADEAAAVAKGLLGKELVTIQTGPEGKQVNQVLVEEGCDIARELYLGIVLDRAAKLPVLMMSSEGGTEIEEVAAETPEKIFKEHFDPKLGPQSYQVRKLCKKLGIEGSAVRSAEKFIKGLCKVYSETDCALAEINPLVITGDGGMIALDCKMTFDENAMFRHKDIAELRDLSEEEPAEVRAGNTGLSYVKLDGNIGCLVNGAGLAMSTMDIIKLHGGEPANFLDVGGGANVDQVTEAFSILLDDKNVKAVLVNIFGGIMRCTTIAGALLEAYKKLDFNVPLVVRLEGTEVEEGRKMLADSGIDIIIGDGLTDAAKKVVATVA, from the coding sequence ATGAAGATTCATGAGTTCCAGGCGAAAGAAATCCTTCGCCAAGCCGGGGTTGCTGTACCTCGTAGCATCGTTGCCAAGACTCCCGAAGAAGCGAGTGCCGCTTACACCGAACTAGGTGGCAAGATCGCCGTGGTGAAAGCTCAGATCCACGCCGGTGGTCGCGGTAAAGGGACCGTGAAAGACAACGCCGACCAGCGTGGCGTGCAGTTGGTCAAGTCGGCTGACGAAGCCGCAGCCGTTGCCAAGGGCCTCTTGGGTAAAGAACTGGTCACCATTCAGACCGGCCCAGAAGGCAAGCAAGTCAACCAAGTGTTGGTCGAAGAAGGCTGCGACATCGCTCGCGAACTGTATCTCGGCATCGTGCTCGACCGAGCCGCTAAGCTGCCGGTTCTGATGATGTCGAGCGAAGGTGGTACCGAGATCGAAGAAGTCGCCGCCGAAACGCCAGAAAAGATCTTCAAAGAACACTTCGACCCGAAACTGGGCCCGCAAAGCTATCAGGTTCGTAAGCTTTGTAAGAAGCTCGGCATCGAAGGCTCGGCCGTTCGAAGTGCCGAAAAGTTCATCAAGGGACTTTGCAAAGTCTATTCGGAAACCGACTGTGCGTTGGCCGAAATCAACCCGCTGGTCATCACCGGCGACGGTGGCATGATCGCCTTGGACTGCAAGATGACGTTCGACGAGAACGCCATGTTCCGCCACAAGGACATCGCCGAGTTGCGTGACCTTTCCGAAGAAGAGCCGGCGGAAGTTCGTGCCGGCAACACGGGCCTTAGCTATGTGAAGTTGGATGGCAACATCGGTTGCTTGGTCAACGGTGCCGGTCTCGCGATGAGCACCATGGACATCATCAAGCTGCACGGCGGCGAACCGGCCAACTTCCTGGACGTCGGCGGCGGTGCCAACGTCGATCAAGTCACCGAAGCGTTCAGTATTCTGCTGGACGACAAAAACGTGAAGGCCGTCCTGGTCAACATCTTCGGCGGAATCATGCGTTGCACGACGATCGCTGGAGCGTTGTTGGAAGCGTACAAGAAGCTCGACTTCAATGTGCCGTTGGTGGTTCGCCTGGAAGGTACCGAAGTGGAAGAAGGCCGCAAGATGCTCGCCGATTCCGGAATTGACATCATTATCGGTGACGGCCTGACCGACGCCGCGAAGAAAGTCGTCGCGACAGTAGCCTAA